A genomic stretch from Sebastes fasciatus isolate fSebFas1 chromosome 23, fSebFas1.pri, whole genome shotgun sequence includes:
- the LOC141762193 gene encoding uncharacterized protein LOC141762193: MTAYIDFDSQEFEMRDFFLTTLEQTCRVQLNDSEAKISRSTSEGRILLEVQQDELGNFFDCLPEQQDNNWGQEKGLLQREISGLKAQLAKAQAKRGHSPSRDKSLKSEMEKMKGENEALRKELEDMKSERKMLAVAKTNMEWEMEGLLEIEKAQTKELQGELSKTKMDLQKTKDEAKTHQAQLNEQRAETEKVKKHYFQTENAAIQEATEKYVTNCLSELEELRVNRSEMMAALKEAEEELKSGYHMWQEKKSSHLAELETSQRSHLAQLKMQDEEHKTIVADLKSKLEDQLASERLLWQQEKTSLLEETVKTNFSFAAQLHEQKQSNDTLVAALETAEQQIESHRIERQESSLLQAKSTESVQQTLQEKEQEWTTTESSLRSQLADLENQIAKRKRTKWYRKLI; the protein is encoded by the exons atgacagcaTACATTGACTTCGACTCGCAGGAGTTTGAAATGAGGGATTTCTTCCTCACTACCCTGGAACAAACATGCAGGGTTCAACTGAACGACAGCGAGGCGAAGATCTCCCGCAGTACATCCGAGGGGAGAATCCTCCTGGAGGTCCAACAGGACGAACTGGGCAATTTCTTTGATTGCCTTCCTGAACAGCAGGACAACAACTGGGGCCAAGAGAAGGGCCTGTTGCAGAGGGAGATATCTGGCCTGAAAGCCCAGCTCGCTAAGGCTCAGGCTAAACGTGGACACTCTCCATCCAGGGATAAATCCCTGAAATCAGAGATGGAGAAGATGAAGGGGGAGAACGAGGCACTTCGAAAGGAATTGGAGGACATGAAGTCTGAAAGGAAGATGCTCGCTGTGGCTAAAACCAACATGGAGTGGGAGATGGAGGGCTTGCTCGAGATTGAAAAGGCTCAAACTAAAGAACTACAGGGAGAGCTGAGCAAGACAAAGATGGACCTCCAAAAGACAAAGGATGAGGCGAAGACCCATCAAGCCCAGCTGAacgagcagagagcagagacagagaaggTCAAGAAACACTACTTTCAGACGGAGAATGCCGCCATCCAGGAGGCGACAGAGAAATACGTAAccaactgtctgtctgaactgGAAGAACTCCGAGTCAATAGGAGTGAGATGATGGCTGCTCTAAAGGAAGCTGAGGAGGAGCTGAAGTCTGGATATCACATGTGGCAAGAGAAAAAGTCTTCCCACTTGGCAGAGCTGGAAACATCCCAGCGCTCCCATCTTGCCCAGCTGAAGATGCAGGACGAGGAGCACAAGACCATCGTGGCTGATCTAAAGTCAAAGTTGGAAGATCAGCTAGCGAGTGAGCGTCTCCTCTGGCAGCAGGAAAAAACATCCCTGCTGGAGGAGACTGTGAAAACCAACTTCTCCTTTGCTGCTCAGCTACACGAGCAAAAACAGAGCAACGACACCCTCGTGGCTGCTCTGGAGACGGCTGAGCAGCAGATAGAGAGCCATCGCATCGAGCGCCAGGAGTCATCCCTCCTTCAGGCCAAG TCCACCGAAAGCGTCCAGCAGACTCTGCAGGAGAAAGAACAGGAGTGGACGACCACTGAGAGCTCCCTCAGGTCCCAGCTGGCAGATCTTGAGAACCAGATCGCCAAAAGAAAGAGGACCAAGTGGTACCGGAAGCTCATCTGA